The Methanothermobacter sp. CaT2 DNA window GCCGAGATCGGATTTCAGGCGGAGATCAACATTCTGCACTCAGAAAGCCAGTTGATAATCAGATCTGGAGCAGCATATCAAAGACGCTGCTTCACCGGGGCATAAGAAAGTGATATCTGGAGGGACCACCATAACTCCATCCAGAACTTTGAATGTGGTCCCTATGAAGAGGTTGTTATGGTGGCTTCTTGCAGGTACAAGGGGAGGTCACAACCGCGGGAGGATAATCAGGATGCTGCATGAGAGACCATACAATAACAACCAGCTGGCCGAGGCACTGGGACTTGACTACAAGACAGTTCAGCATCATCTGAGGGTCCTTGAGAAGAATAAGATCATAGTATCCTCAGGGGATAGGTATGGTAAAATGTACTTTCTTTCAGATGTAATGGAGGATAATTACCCCCTCTTTGAGGAGATATGGAGCAGAATCGAGGTGTGCGAATGAGGGGAA harbors:
- a CDS encoding winged helix-turn-helix domain-containing protein produces the protein MKRLLWWLLAGTRGGHNRGRIIRMLHERPYNNNQLAEALGLDYKTVQHHLRVLEKNKIIVSSGDRYGKMYFLSDVMEDNYPLFEEIWSRIEVCE